TCTGTATTGAAGGCCGAGAAAAGGTCATTAGCTACATACGCGACCGCTATGGACACGACAAAGTCTGCCAAATTATAACCTTTGGTACCATGATGGCAAAAGGTGTTATCAAAGACGTATCACGCGCCTTGGGATTCTCATTTGAAGATTCAAACGCTATCACCAACCTGATTCCCGAGCAATTAAAAATTAGCCTCAAAGAAGCATTCGAACAAGAACCACGCTTAAAAGAGTTGCTCGATGGCAATCCAAAAGCAAAAAAATTATTTGATATCGCCTTCCGCTTGGAAGGCTTAACCCGCCACGCATCAAAACACGCAGCGGGCATTGTAATCTCCCCTGACCCTATTGACGAAGTATTGCCGGTCTACATTCCATCGAAGAGTAATGACCTTGTCACGCAATACGCCATGACAGAACTTGAAAGTCTTGGTTTTTTAAAAATAGATCTTCTTGGTTTAAAAAACTTAACGCTGATTCAGCGAGCCTTAGAACTTATTGAAAAAAACCACGGCGTCAAAATCGACATCAACAAAATTCCACTCGATGATGCAAAATCCTTTGCACTGATCTGCGAAGGTAAAACATCAGGCGTGTTTCAGCTAGAATCTGACGGACTAAAAGAAGTGTTGCGTAAACTGCAGCCAGAAAAATTTGAAGACATTATTGCGGTTAACGCACTCTACCGACCAGGACCACTTGGATCGGGCATGGTCGACGATTTTGTCGAACGAAGACACGGACGCCAAAAAATTACGTATCTGTTTCCGGAACTTGCAACGGTGCTGGAAGAAACATACGGCGTCATTGTTTACCAAGAACAGGTTATGAAAATTGCATCGCTCATTGGCGGCTATAGCCTTGGCGAAGCTGATATTCTTCGACGTGCCATGGGTAAAAAAAAGGCCGAAGTGATGGTCGAGCAGCGCGAAATATTTTTAACCAAAGCCAAAGAACAAAAATTTGATGCCAAAAAAGCTGGAGAACTATTTGACCTCATGGCCTATTTTGCTGGGTATGGCTTTAACAAATCCCACTCTGCTGCCTATGCCTTGATCGCCTATCAAACCGCATATCTCAAAGCAAACTACACCGCAGAATTTATGGCTTGCTTGATTTCATTAGAAGCAACCCATGCGGAAAACATGTCGTTCTACTTGCAAGAAGCAAAAGAGCTAGGACTGCCTATCACCTCGCCTAACATCAACACATCCGGCATTCAATTTACGGTGGTGAACAATGGCTTATTGTTTGGTTTACTCGGTATAAAAAACATTGGGCTCGCCTCACTTGAAAACATCGTCAAAGAACGAGAAAAAAAGCCATTCGCAGATCTTTATGATTTTTGCAAGCGTATTGACCTGCGCACATCAAACAAGCGTGTCATTGAAAATTTGATTAGCGCTGGCGCATTTGATGGCATGCCGGGTAACCGCGCACAAAAACATGCCGAAGTAGAAAAAATTATTGATCTTGCTGCAGAATTTAAAAAAAATGCAGCGACAGGCCAGATGGGCCTTTTTGGTGCCGTGAGCAACGGCAATGCACTAGGCGATGGCGACTTGTATAGTTACCAACCGCACGCTGAATGGTCGGAAAAAGAAAAATTAGAAAAAGAAAAAGAAGTGGTAGGCTTTTATTTGAGCGCGCATCCACTGGATAGCTACAGCAAACAATTGAAGAGCCTTAACATTCAGACCTTTGCTCATCAACTTGCGTTGCAACTCAAAAATAATACCGGCCATGAATTGATGACTATCGGCTGCGGACTGGTCAAAAGTCGCCGCGACATTACGACCAAAAAAGGTGACCGCATGTCATTTGTACAGCTGGAAGACGGCGCATCTAATCAAGCGGAAATTATTTTGTTCCCAAAAATATTTAAAAAAGTTGAAGCATGGCTTAACTCCTACCACATCTTTGTCGTCAAAGGTGATATTGATATCGCATCACAACAAAAATGTAAGATTAAGGCTAACGAATTTGTGCCAATCGATTTGCTCTTTGAGCAATGGCCAAACATACAAAAGATATCATTAAGTTTGCCCAACAGTATTGAAGAATCGCTCTTACAAGAACTGGCCAAGACGATGACGAAAGGGTCAATTCCACTCGAATTACTGTTTCATGAAAATGGTAAGAAGTTACAGCTTGTCGCACAAGCAAAAACGACTATGACTATTGAAACGATGCAGGCACTGGAAAAGCAGAATGTCGGCCTCTCCATTCAATTATAAATTAGATTCACC
This genomic window from Candidatus Dependentiae bacterium contains:
- the dnaE gene encoding DNA polymerase III subunit alpha, whose protein sequence is MSQHFTHLHLHTEFSLLDGAINLDKLVDFGKQQKFKALAITDHGNIFGAVKFFQKCKKAGIKPIIGMEAYLTEDVTVKTVDKKYYHLVILVQNDIGYKNLCKLISFSFQKGFYFKPRIDYAILEKHSEGLIVTTACLGGHIPSLLMKNDYEQAEKYTDWYLRVFGRDRFYLEVQPEDQKDQTVLNKKIFEWAEKKNLNCVAAGDCHYPTAEDREAHEIMLAIQTHDKMDNPDRYTFGDCRVYMRTQDQMLAEFPGHEQAVWNAGVIADMCNFEFQMGKLFFPKFEIPAEHTQESYFKYMCQIGLERLRDNNYFDAALIEKYQARLDLEVELIISMGFVGYFLVVSDFIQWSYRNNVPVGPGRGSAAGSLVAWALQITNIDPLKYNLLFERFLNPERVSMPDIDIDFCIEGREKVISYIRDRYGHDKVCQIITFGTMMAKGVIKDVSRALGFSFEDSNAITNLIPEQLKISLKEAFEQEPRLKELLDGNPKAKKLFDIAFRLEGLTRHASKHAAGIVISPDPIDEVLPVYIPSKSNDLVTQYAMTELESLGFLKIDLLGLKNLTLIQRALELIEKNHGVKIDINKIPLDDAKSFALICEGKTSGVFQLESDGLKEVLRKLQPEKFEDIIAVNALYRPGPLGSGMVDDFVERRHGRQKITYLFPELATVLEETYGVIVYQEQVMKIASLIGGYSLGEADILRRAMGKKKAEVMVEQREIFLTKAKEQKFDAKKAGELFDLMAYFAGYGFNKSHSAAYALIAYQTAYLKANYTAEFMACLISLEATHAENMSFYLQEAKELGLPITSPNINTSGIQFTVVNNGLLFGLLGIKNIGLASLENIVKEREKKPFADLYDFCKRIDLRTSNKRVIENLISAGAFDGMPGNRAQKHAEVEKIIDLAAEFKKNAATGQMGLFGAVSNGNALGDGDLYSYQPHAEWSEKEKLEKEKEVVGFYLSAHPLDSYSKQLKSLNIQTFAHQLALQLKNNTGHELMTIGCGLVKSRRDITTKKGDRMSFVQLEDGASNQAEIILFPKIFKKVEAWLNSYHIFVVKGDIDIASQQKCKIKANEFVPIDLLFEQWPNIQKISLSLPNSIEESLLQELAKTMTKGSIPLELLFHENGKKLQLVAQAKTTMTIETMQALEKQNVGLSIQL